In one Corallococcus sp. EGB genomic region, the following are encoded:
- a CDS encoding VWA domain-containing protein, producing MAGHEVINRPFSDVHRMGNKVVATLLHDPTVEGLDVALYMDGSASMENAYGPRGILAKLAPVKNQVEPQMQWMLEYLANKDRDGKVRVTYWACGDGTQLEMVGDLTGPQAKGYRFPGPKSYGKATVMLPVLRDFVAHIKQQVGEGARRGLAVIITDSQINDAHDVTAYATQVAKEIASGRLPRINFVFMGVGEQVDEEQMEEISHTTYPGVGHLWCHRIADRMEEMAELVAVLVDETMTVAAGGTVYDEQGKVLKVYEGRLPAVLEFDIPPACKRFTLEVAGQRFDQPVPEEHEDGDHHDGDEDEEPQAATPPPTRRGHRH from the coding sequence ATGGCCGGCCACGAAGTCATCAACCGCCCCTTCTCCGACGTCCACCGGATGGGCAACAAGGTCGTCGCGACGCTGTTGCACGACCCCACCGTGGAGGGCCTGGACGTGGCCCTCTACATGGACGGCTCCGCGAGCATGGAGAACGCGTACGGGCCGCGCGGCATCCTGGCGAAGCTCGCCCCGGTGAAGAACCAGGTCGAGCCGCAGATGCAGTGGATGCTGGAGTACCTGGCCAACAAGGACCGGGACGGCAAGGTGCGCGTCACCTACTGGGCCTGCGGCGACGGCACCCAGCTGGAGATGGTGGGCGACCTCACGGGCCCGCAGGCCAAGGGCTACCGCTTCCCCGGGCCGAAGTCCTACGGCAAGGCCACGGTGATGCTGCCGGTGCTGCGCGACTTCGTGGCGCACATCAAGCAGCAGGTGGGCGAAGGCGCCAGGCGGGGCCTGGCGGTCATCATCACGGACTCGCAGATCAACGACGCCCATGACGTGACGGCCTACGCCACGCAGGTGGCCAAGGAGATCGCCTCCGGCCGCCTGCCGCGCATCAACTTCGTCTTCATGGGCGTGGGCGAGCAGGTGGATGAGGAGCAGATGGAGGAGATCTCCCACACCACCTATCCGGGCGTGGGCCACCTGTGGTGCCACCGCATCGCGGACCGCATGGAGGAGATGGCGGAGCTGGTCGCCGTGCTGGTGGACGAGACCATGACGGTCGCCGCCGGCGGCACCGTCTACGACGAGCAGGGCAAGGTCCTGAAGGTCTACGAGGGCCGCCTGCCCGCGGTGCTGGAGTTCGACATCCCGCCCGCGTGCAAGCGCTTCACGCTGGAGGTCGCGGGTCAGCGCTTCGACCAGCCCGTCCCCGAGGAGCACGAGGACGGCGACCACCACGACGGGGACGAGGACGAAGAGCCCCAGGCCGCCACGCCCCCGCCCACTCGCCGCGGACACCGCCACTAG
- a CDS encoding cation-translocating P-type ATPase, which produces MSEQKKSGARFGTLNIKGLKEAQAGGNAVQRHVHGPGCDHDHGHDHQGHDHHGRAHAHGEPHAHGPSCSHGHDHGHDHHGHAHSQRVIRPPAHRPAEGGGAALQLDLEGTLPGETDDQGRFERLEAALEAQHGITDVHLRRDAGHAEVCIHYQPSLVSVSKLVTLAQKTGAQVAARYLQHTWFVRGMDSADAAQVIEHAVSKMKGVLTASVAYASERLVLEYDKQELRLSDVEARVKALGYGLEVPMAGHACSHHAHGGGLAPLLELPLVVASGVLLAAGFAVEHFALAPPLVATVLWALSMASGGFFAIRGSVRSIAQLRIDIETMMVVAALGAAVLGAWFEGAFLLFLFSAGHALEHRAMDKARRSIEALGQLRPEVARVRRGAEVVEVPVAGVTRGERIVVRPGDRVPLDGVILEGKSSLDQAAITGESMPVARKPGDEVFSGTINCEAALEVQVTRLSSESVLARVVDMVAQAEAQKGRRQRFAQRLERTVAPLVMAAAVVFPVVLLMMGTPVKEAVLRAVGLLVAASPCALAISTPSAVLSAVASAARGGVLIKGGIYLELLSGIRAVAFDKTGTLTVGRPRLLTTWAAPGATREELLGTAAGVEALSAHPLARAVVDGAAEARIAVPEGRDLEAIHGQGIRAKVGDDAVEVGSTALFAGEALPPEVAAEVARLEEAGQTTMVVRRAGRYLGVLGVADTLRGGARQVVQALKAGGIERTVMLSGDNALVARSIARQVGLDEARAPLMPVDKVTAVKELGRTHAVAMVGDGVNDAPALAAAAVGVAMGGAGSDAALETADVVLMSDDLAKLPFALELSRRAMAVMKQNLVIALGVSAVLVVAAVLGLTRISQAVVLHEGSTLLVVFNGLRLLAFRPKTPATPPQPATGPQPAAG; this is translated from the coding sequence ATGTCGGAGCAGAAGAAGAGCGGGGCGCGGTTCGGCACGTTGAACATCAAGGGCCTCAAGGAGGCGCAGGCCGGCGGCAACGCCGTGCAGCGCCACGTCCACGGCCCGGGCTGCGACCACGACCACGGTCATGACCATCAGGGCCATGACCACCACGGGCGCGCGCATGCGCACGGCGAGCCCCACGCGCACGGCCCCTCCTGCTCCCATGGCCACGACCACGGGCATGACCACCACGGGCATGCCCACTCCCAGCGCGTCATCCGTCCGCCGGCCCACCGTCCGGCGGAAGGAGGCGGCGCGGCGCTCCAGTTGGATTTGGAGGGCACGCTGCCGGGAGAGACGGACGACCAGGGCCGCTTCGAGCGGCTGGAGGCGGCCCTGGAGGCGCAGCACGGCATCACCGACGTGCACCTGCGCCGCGACGCGGGCCACGCGGAGGTGTGCATCCACTACCAGCCGTCGCTGGTGAGCGTCTCGAAGCTGGTGACGCTCGCGCAGAAGACGGGGGCGCAGGTGGCCGCGCGCTACCTGCAGCACACCTGGTTCGTGCGCGGCATGGACTCCGCGGACGCGGCCCAGGTCATCGAGCACGCGGTCTCCAAGATGAAGGGCGTGCTCACCGCCAGCGTCGCGTACGCCAGCGAGCGCCTGGTCCTCGAGTACGACAAGCAGGAGCTGAGGCTGTCGGACGTGGAGGCCCGGGTGAAGGCGCTCGGGTACGGGCTGGAGGTGCCCATGGCGGGCCACGCCTGTTCGCACCACGCGCACGGCGGCGGTCTGGCGCCGCTCCTGGAGCTGCCCCTGGTGGTCGCCTCCGGCGTGCTGCTGGCGGCGGGCTTCGCGGTGGAGCACTTCGCGCTGGCGCCGCCCCTGGTGGCCACGGTGCTCTGGGCGCTGTCCATGGCGAGCGGCGGCTTCTTCGCCATCCGGGGCTCGGTGCGGTCCATCGCGCAGCTGAGGATCGACATCGAGACGATGATGGTGGTGGCGGCGCTGGGCGCGGCGGTGCTCGGCGCGTGGTTCGAGGGCGCGTTCCTGCTCTTCCTCTTCAGCGCGGGCCACGCGCTGGAGCACCGGGCCATGGACAAGGCGCGCCGCTCCATCGAGGCGCTGGGCCAGCTGCGCCCGGAGGTGGCGCGCGTGCGCCGGGGCGCGGAGGTGGTGGAGGTGCCGGTGGCGGGCGTGACGCGCGGCGAGCGCATCGTCGTGCGCCCGGGCGACCGCGTCCCGCTGGACGGCGTCATCCTCGAGGGCAAGAGCTCCCTGGACCAGGCGGCCATCACCGGCGAGTCCATGCCGGTGGCGCGCAAGCCGGGCGACGAGGTGTTCTCCGGCACCATCAACTGCGAGGCGGCGCTGGAGGTGCAGGTGACGCGCCTGTCGTCGGAGTCCGTGCTGGCGCGCGTGGTGGACATGGTGGCGCAGGCGGAGGCGCAGAAGGGCCGCCGGCAGCGCTTCGCCCAGCGGCTGGAGCGCACCGTGGCGCCGCTCGTGATGGCGGCGGCGGTGGTGTTCCCGGTGGTGCTGCTGATGATGGGCACGCCCGTGAAGGAGGCGGTGCTGCGCGCGGTGGGGCTGCTGGTGGCCGCGTCGCCGTGCGCGCTCGCCATCTCCACGCCGTCCGCCGTGCTGTCCGCGGTGGCGTCCGCCGCGCGAGGCGGTGTGCTCATCAAGGGCGGCATCTACCTGGAGCTCTTGAGCGGCATCCGCGCCGTCGCCTTCGACAAGACGGGCACGCTCACCGTGGGCCGGCCCCGGCTGCTCACCACGTGGGCCGCTCCGGGCGCGACGCGCGAGGAACTGCTGGGCACCGCCGCGGGCGTGGAGGCGCTGTCCGCGCACCCGCTGGCCAGGGCGGTGGTGGACGGCGCCGCCGAGGCGCGCATCGCCGTACCCGAGGGCCGTGACCTGGAGGCCATCCACGGCCAGGGCATCCGCGCGAAGGTGGGCGACGACGCGGTGGAGGTGGGCAGCACGGCCCTCTTCGCGGGAGAGGCCCTTCCCCCGGAAGTCGCCGCCGAGGTGGCGCGGCTGGAGGAGGCGGGCCAGACGACGATGGTGGTGCGCCGCGCGGGCCGCTACCTGGGCGTGCTGGGCGTGGCGGACACGCTGCGCGGCGGCGCCCGCCAGGTGGTGCAGGCGCTGAAGGCGGGCGGCATCGAGCGCACGGTGATGCTGTCCGGCGACAACGCGCTCGTGGCCCGCTCCATCGCGCGGCAGGTGGGCCTGGATGAAGCGAGGGCGCCGCTGATGCCCGTGGACAAGGTGACGGCGGTGAAGGAGCTGGGCCGCACCCACGCGGTGGCCATGGTGGGCGACGGCGTCAACGACGCGCCCGCGCTCGCCGCCGCCGCGGTGGGCGTGGCCATGGGCGGCGCCGGCAGCGACGCGGCGCTGGAGACAGCGGACGTGGTGCTGATGAGCGACGACCTGGCGAAGCTGCCCTTCGCGCTGGAGCTGTCCAGGCGCGCCATGGCCGTGATGAAGCAGAACCTGGTCATCGCGCTGGGCGTGAGCGCGGTGCTCGTCGTGGCCGCCGTGCTGGGCCTCACGCGCATCAGCCAGGCCGTGGTGCTGCATGAAGGCAGCACGCTGCTCGTCGTCTTCAACGGCCTGCGCCTGCTCGCCTTCCGGCCGAAGACGCCCGCCACCCCGCCCCAGCCCGCCACGGGCCCGCAGCCCGCCGCCGGTTAG
- a CDS encoding L-serine ammonia-lyase has translation MPVSVFDLFKIGIGPSSSHTVGPMRAARTFVVGLSDAGLLERVTRLKVELFGSLGATGKGHGSDKAVLLGLRGDTPEDVDVELVPSIVAHWRAEGRVSLLQRLVLPFRDGEHLVMHKRKVLPYHPNGMRFTAFGEGGEALACRIYYSVGGGFVVDEHAVAGADPLRAEVAPVPLPFKSAAELLEHCERERLSISSVMLRNELTWRSEEDIRAGLLRIWAVMQACVTRGCTTSGILPGGLKVERRAAAMYQRLVSRPEAGLTNPLTVLDWVNLYALAVNEENAAGGRVVTAPTNGAAGIIPAVLHYYWRFVPGANADGVVRFLLTAGAIGALYKENASISGAEVGCQGEVGSACSMAAGALAEVLGGTPLQVENAAEIAMEHNLGLTCDPIGGLVQVPCIERNAMASVKAINAVRMALSGDGKHFVSLDKVIKTMRDTGRDMKDKYKETARGGLAVNVLEVANLSVGLPEC, from the coding sequence ATGCCTGTCAGCGTCTTCGACCTCTTCAAGATTGGGATTGGACCCTCCAGCTCGCACACGGTGGGCCCCATGCGCGCGGCCCGCACGTTCGTGGTGGGGCTGTCGGACGCGGGGCTCCTGGAGCGCGTGACGCGGCTCAAGGTGGAGCTGTTCGGCTCGCTGGGCGCGACAGGCAAGGGGCACGGCAGCGACAAGGCGGTGCTGCTGGGCCTGCGCGGCGACACGCCCGAGGACGTGGACGTGGAGCTGGTGCCGTCCATCGTCGCGCACTGGCGCGCGGAGGGGCGCGTGTCGCTGCTCCAGCGGCTGGTGCTCCCCTTCCGGGACGGCGAGCACCTGGTGATGCACAAGCGCAAGGTGCTGCCCTACCACCCCAACGGCATGCGCTTCACCGCGTTCGGCGAGGGCGGGGAGGCGCTGGCCTGCCGCATCTACTACTCGGTGGGCGGCGGCTTCGTGGTGGACGAGCACGCAGTGGCGGGTGCGGATCCGCTGCGCGCGGAAGTCGCCCCGGTGCCCCTGCCCTTCAAGTCCGCGGCGGAGCTGCTGGAGCACTGCGAGCGGGAGCGGCTGTCCATCAGCTCGGTGATGCTGCGCAACGAGTTGACGTGGCGGAGCGAGGAGGACATCCGCGCGGGGCTCCTGCGCATCTGGGCGGTGATGCAGGCGTGCGTGACGCGCGGGTGCACCACGTCGGGCATCCTGCCCGGCGGCCTGAAGGTGGAGCGGCGCGCGGCGGCGATGTACCAGCGGCTCGTCAGCCGGCCGGAGGCGGGGCTCACCAATCCGTTGACGGTGCTGGACTGGGTGAACCTGTATGCGCTCGCGGTGAACGAGGAGAACGCGGCGGGCGGGCGCGTCGTCACCGCGCCCACCAACGGCGCGGCGGGCATCATCCCGGCGGTGCTGCACTACTACTGGCGCTTCGTGCCTGGGGCGAACGCGGACGGCGTGGTGCGCTTCCTCCTCACGGCGGGGGCCATTGGCGCGCTCTACAAGGAGAACGCGTCCATCAGCGGCGCGGAGGTGGGCTGCCAGGGCGAGGTGGGCAGCGCGTGCTCGATGGCGGCGGGGGCTCTGGCGGAGGTGCTGGGCGGCACGCCGCTGCAGGTGGAGAACGCGGCGGAGATCGCCATGGAGCACAACCTGGGGCTTACCTGCGACCCGATTGGCGGCCTGGTGCAGGTGCCCTGCATCGAGCGCAACGCGATGGCGTCCGTGAAGGCCATCAACGCCGTGCGCATGGCGCTGTCCGGCGACGGGAAGCACTTCGTGAGCCTGGACAAGGTCATCAAGACGATGCGCGACACCGGCCGCGACATGAAGGACAAGTACAAGGAGACCGCGCGCGGCGGCCTCGCGGTCAACGTCCTGGAGGTCGCGAACCTCAGCGTCGGCCTGCCGGAGTGCTGA
- a CDS encoding tetratricopeptide repeat protein, with protein MANRHDRDDGPSAPGSAPRVSTSRESYGTGRGSAPATGRGGAEASAPSRGAGGEPQRLSSRQVGRFVPLKVLGQGGMGVVYAAYDPDLDRKVALKLLRVKGGHEDLEQGRARLLREAQAMARISHPNVIPVFEVGQWDSQIYVAMALVDGGTLRDWTKAKPRTWQELLDKYLAAGRGLEAAHAAGLVHRDFKPANVLVGKDGRVYVTDFGLARPMGEVEDDEDGERTRPVGEDSPLNSQLTQAGLVMGTPAYMSPEQFRGELLDSRSDQFSFCAALYRALYGIRPFDPDELSRVASQLRPRSVEDDGPGVTEAAAVQVLPPSPILEPPRDSKVPAWVRRALMKGLSLEPRDRFRSMAELLTVLGQRERRALLQRRAGAAVAATVVLGAAGGVAWSRSHVCDGAADLVAERWGADAREKVTQAFLATKSPVAQDMARRVGEVLDGYGAEWAKQHTAACEDTRVREVQTETLLSQRFVCLERRRKDLGALVATLQTADAALVDKSLDAAWALPSPGDCADVESLTELQPRPADPAKRAELDELETTLAEVKAHVDLSRMPKALELAKGAEARVMATGYLPLMAELRFHLGWAQAVLGDKAAGGAVLEQAVYDAEAGRADRLAVAVMNKLLFVDGEQEQFALAQRWGRLGEATLKRVGGDAVLESDLKVNGANLALMQEHPDEALRLLEQASELLAKTLPEGHPKRARVAFTLGRTLLETGKSAQAVTVLKDSLAQTEKAMGPVHLDTARRHQALSMALREQRDFTAALEHARVSVTLHRTLLGNQSVKLAEALDEEGMCLLALKRYPDALRDYEEALKVKQEKLGPDDELVYYSLDGVGQALLGLGRTRDAIGPLKQALSFKDAQEDSLGESGFALAQALWKEGEVGEARDAASQALARFRSSGRTAQSKEVEAWLSARPAPAVKVVPVSAGRGGNRRR; from the coding sequence ATGGCGAACCGGCATGACAGGGATGACGGGCCTTCCGCGCCCGGCTCCGCGCCGCGCGTTTCGACGTCGCGGGAATCCTACGGTACGGGCAGAGGTAGCGCGCCCGCGACGGGCCGGGGTGGGGCGGAGGCGTCGGCGCCGTCGAGAGGGGCAGGGGGCGAGCCGCAGCGGCTCTCCTCTCGGCAGGTGGGCCGGTTTGTTCCGCTGAAGGTGTTGGGGCAGGGGGGGATGGGGGTGGTGTACGCCGCCTATGATCCGGACCTGGACCGCAAGGTGGCGCTGAAGCTCCTGCGGGTGAAGGGCGGCCACGAGGACCTGGAGCAGGGGCGGGCGCGGCTGCTGCGCGAGGCGCAGGCCATGGCGCGCATCTCCCACCCCAACGTCATCCCCGTCTTCGAGGTGGGGCAGTGGGATTCGCAGATCTACGTGGCGATGGCGCTCGTGGACGGCGGCACGCTGCGCGACTGGACGAAGGCGAAGCCCCGGACGTGGCAGGAGTTGTTGGACAAGTACCTGGCGGCGGGCCGGGGCCTCGAGGCGGCGCACGCGGCGGGGCTGGTGCACCGGGACTTCAAGCCGGCCAACGTGCTGGTGGGCAAGGACGGGCGCGTCTACGTCACGGACTTCGGGCTGGCGCGCCCCATGGGCGAGGTGGAGGACGACGAGGATGGCGAGCGCACGCGGCCGGTGGGGGAGGACTCGCCGCTGAACTCGCAGCTCACGCAGGCGGGCCTGGTGATGGGCACGCCCGCGTACATGTCGCCGGAGCAGTTCCGGGGGGAGCTGCTGGACTCGCGGTCGGACCAGTTCAGCTTCTGCGCGGCGCTGTACCGCGCGCTGTACGGCATCCGCCCGTTCGATCCGGACGAGCTGTCGCGGGTGGCGTCGCAGCTGCGGCCCCGCAGCGTGGAGGATGATGGCCCTGGCGTGACGGAGGCCGCGGCGGTGCAGGTGCTGCCTCCGTCGCCCATCCTGGAGCCGCCGCGCGACTCGAAGGTGCCGGCGTGGGTGCGCCGCGCGCTGATGAAGGGGCTGTCGCTGGAGCCTCGCGACCGTTTCCGCTCCATGGCGGAGCTGTTGACGGTGCTGGGGCAGCGGGAGCGGCGGGCCTTGCTCCAGCGCCGCGCGGGCGCCGCGGTTGCGGCCACGGTGGTGCTGGGCGCGGCGGGTGGAGTGGCGTGGTCCCGCTCGCACGTGTGCGACGGGGCGGCGGACCTGGTGGCGGAGCGCTGGGGCGCGGACGCGCGCGAGAAGGTGACGCAGGCGTTCCTCGCGACGAAGAGCCCGGTGGCGCAGGACATGGCGCGCCGGGTGGGCGAGGTGCTGGACGGCTACGGCGCGGAGTGGGCGAAGCAGCACACGGCGGCGTGCGAGGACACGCGCGTGCGCGAGGTGCAGACGGAGACGCTGTTGTCCCAGCGCTTCGTGTGCCTGGAGCGGCGGCGCAAGGACCTGGGCGCGCTGGTGGCCACGCTCCAGACGGCGGACGCGGCGCTGGTGGACAAGTCGCTCGACGCGGCCTGGGCGCTGCCCTCGCCGGGGGACTGCGCGGACGTGGAGTCGCTGACGGAGCTGCAGCCCCGGCCCGCGGACCCCGCGAAGCGCGCGGAGCTGGACGAACTGGAGACGACGCTGGCGGAGGTGAAGGCGCACGTGGACCTGAGCCGGATGCCCAAGGCGCTGGAGCTGGCGAAGGGGGCGGAGGCTCGCGTCATGGCCACGGGCTACCTGCCGTTGATGGCGGAGCTGCGCTTCCACCTGGGCTGGGCGCAGGCGGTGCTGGGCGACAAGGCCGCGGGTGGCGCGGTGCTGGAGCAGGCCGTCTACGACGCGGAGGCCGGCCGGGCGGACCGGCTCGCGGTGGCGGTGATGAACAAGCTGCTCTTCGTGGACGGGGAGCAGGAGCAGTTCGCGCTCGCGCAGCGCTGGGGCCGCCTGGGCGAGGCGACGCTGAAGCGCGTGGGCGGCGACGCGGTGCTGGAGAGCGACCTGAAGGTGAACGGGGCCAACCTCGCGCTGATGCAGGAGCATCCGGACGAGGCGCTGAGGCTGCTGGAGCAGGCGTCGGAGCTGCTGGCGAAGACGCTGCCGGAGGGGCACCCGAAACGAGCGCGGGTCGCATTCACGCTGGGGCGCACGCTGCTGGAGACGGGCAAGAGCGCGCAGGCGGTGACGGTGCTGAAGGACTCACTCGCCCAGACGGAGAAGGCGATGGGGCCCGTGCACCTGGACACGGCGCGCCGGCACCAGGCGCTGTCCATGGCGCTGCGAGAACAGCGGGACTTCACCGCGGCGCTGGAGCATGCGCGGGTGTCGGTGACGCTGCACCGCACGCTCCTGGGGAACCAGAGCGTGAAGCTTGCGGAGGCGCTGGACGAGGAGGGCATGTGCCTGCTCGCGCTCAAGCGCTACCCGGACGCGCTGCGGGACTACGAGGAAGCGCTGAAGGTGAAGCAGGAGAAGCTGGGGCCAGACGACGAGCTGGTCTACTACTCGCTGGACGGCGTGGGGCAGGCGCTGCTGGGCCTGGGCCGCACGCGAGACGCCATCGGTCCGCTGAAGCAGGCGCTGTCGTTCAAGGACGCGCAGGAGGACTCGTTGGGCGAGTCCGGCTTCGCGCTGGCCCAGGCGCTGTGGAAGGAGGGCGAGGTGGGGGAGGCTCGCGACGCGGCTTCGCAGGCGCTCGCGCGCTTCAGGTCTTCCGGCCGTACCGCGCAGTCGAAGGAGGTGGAGGCGTGGCTCTCCGCCCGTCCCGCGCCTGCGGTGAAGGTGGTGCCCGTGTCCGCCGGGCGCGGTGGCAATCGCCGGCGGTAG
- a CDS encoding FadR/GntR family transcriptional regulator — translation MGWGGLVAYVEAELERDIALGRLPPCGQFPSEAELARRMKVCRGTMREALRRLAARGLVVQRSGRKTRAVALDESLTLENLGLALHDARSPEARWLLEGYFSLRRQVMVELLVDCCAKAPERDLDALGRLCFRLWDAAKWESGERCAQVEFELLRLAARVAGRPGYVLLVQSLHRAFLGGVARLLPFLEGEALRQWVICATDALRERDTRALQHELPALMRACDERLLNAFAPAPQAPSSPDASCGQAPFLNTSAPVIVRNDTLTPCPRVEEPGFGCLAQADAPTACPLAEGPGLGCPVPAAENTEALGVAPLLHSEAFRVSPDSGARLSSVGGVAPNKPGCERADMDEQGPALGDLLDRPTGSGPPPPKEAFPPVPPSTSPRGQNRMTVNPEGGPPHALPVQWAVRLWRLLAHRLGLPAA, via the coding sequence ATGGGATGGGGCGGGCTCGTGGCGTATGTGGAGGCGGAGTTGGAGCGCGATATCGCTCTGGGACGATTGCCGCCCTGCGGGCAGTTCCCCTCGGAAGCGGAGCTGGCGCGTCGCATGAAGGTGTGTCGGGGAACCATGCGCGAGGCGCTGCGGCGGCTGGCGGCGCGGGGCCTGGTGGTGCAGCGCTCCGGCCGCAAGACGCGCGCGGTGGCACTGGATGAGTCGCTGACACTGGAGAACCTGGGGCTGGCGCTGCATGACGCGCGCTCGCCGGAGGCCCGGTGGCTCCTGGAGGGCTACTTCAGCCTCCGGCGACAGGTGATGGTGGAACTGCTGGTCGACTGCTGTGCGAAGGCCCCCGAGCGCGACCTGGACGCGCTGGGGAGGCTCTGCTTCAGGCTCTGGGACGCGGCGAAGTGGGAATCGGGAGAACGCTGCGCCCAGGTGGAATTCGAGTTGCTGCGGCTGGCGGCCCGGGTGGCGGGGCGTCCCGGGTATGTGCTCCTCGTTCAATCCCTGCATCGGGCCTTCCTGGGGGGCGTGGCCCGACTGCTGCCCTTCCTGGAAGGGGAAGCACTGCGCCAGTGGGTCATTTGCGCGACGGATGCCCTGAGGGAGCGTGACACGCGGGCGCTCCAGCACGAGTTGCCGGCGTTGATGAGGGCTTGCGATGAGCGCTTGCTGAATGCATTCGCTCCCGCGCCCCAGGCGCCTTCATCGCCTGATGCCAGTTGCGGCCAGGCTCCCTTCCTGAACACCAGCGCACCAGTCATCGTGCGGAACGATACGCTGACCCCATGCCCCCGTGTGGAGGAGCCAGGTTTCGGATGCCTTGCGCAAGCCGATGCCCCGACGGCATGCCCTCTGGCTGAGGGACCGGGACTCGGCTGCCCGGTGCCAGCTGCCGAGAACACCGAGGCGCTCGGGGTTGCCCCCCTCCTCCATTCAGAGGCCTTTCGCGTGAGTCCAGACAGCGGGGCGCGGTTGTCTTCAGTCGGCGGGGTCGCTCCCAACAAGCCTGGCTGTGAGCGCGCGGATATGGACGAGCAGGGTCCGGCCCTGGGAGACCTGCTCGACCGTCCAACGGGTTCGGGCCCTCCACCTCCGAAGGAGGCCTTCCCGCCTGTGCCTCCCTCAACCAGCCCTCGCGGACAAAACCGCATGACAGTGAATCCAGAGGGCGGTCCACCTCATGCCCTGCCAGTCCAGTGGGCCGTGCGCCTTTGGCGCCTCTTGGCCCATCGACTGGGACTTCCTGCTGCGTGA
- a CDS encoding alginate lyase family protein encodes MECPAVAAVVLGVMVAGGTAAYGSEDAVAPVLLARAESEATAGGGIFITAAELARVRMWSTATTEPCAENARILMGRADSALTAMHRPFRMTNVSTVTYHGCSPDTDGVDHSLAGTTSRFMDDGDRMRTLALLYAISGDTEYAMHAVLFLTTWASRLTPVNLHDLPVDYAAATLDGQT; translated from the coding sequence TTGGAATGCCCGGCGGTCGCGGCCGTGGTGCTGGGCGTGATGGTGGCGGGTGGCACGGCGGCCTACGGATCGGAGGACGCGGTGGCGCCGGTGCTGCTGGCCCGGGCGGAGTCGGAGGCCACCGCGGGCGGAGGCATCTTCATCACGGCCGCTGAACTCGCCCGCGTGCGGATGTGGTCCACCGCCACGACGGAGCCCTGCGCGGAGAACGCGCGCATCCTGATGGGCCGCGCGGACTCGGCGCTGACGGCGATGCACAGGCCGTTCCGGATGACGAATGTCTCCACCGTCACCTACCACGGGTGCTCGCCGGACACCGATGGCGTGGACCACTCGCTGGCGGGCACGACGAGCAGGTTCATGGACGACGGGGACCGGATGCGCACGCTGGCGCTCCTGTACGCCATCAGCGGGGACACGGAGTACGCGATGCACGCAGTGCTGTTCCTGACGACGTGGGCGTCGCGGCTCACGCCGGTCAACCTGCATGACCTGCCCGTGGACTACGCGGCGGCGACACTGGATGGCCAGACGTAG